A window of the Astyanax mexicanus isolate ESR-SI-001 chromosome 22, AstMex3_surface, whole genome shotgun sequence genome harbors these coding sequences:
- the LOC103030734 gene encoding C3a anaphylatoxin chemotactic receptor-like, whose translation MNSTELTADPVCRGALCIFYAVANVIIFILGVGGNGLVIWITGFKVKKSVVNTWYLSLALSDFLFCCTLPFSVIHVIMKDWIFGLFMCKLMFFAVYFNWFSSIFVLAIVSVDRCVLVKFPVWAQNKRTVRKASVIVLLVWIISAAYCLPTAYSLEVLNDEYNQTKNCFYSYTMQEEEIVDVIFDFIFGFVIPFLIIVICYAIIIRKLKTNQMAKSKKPFKIMTALIVTFLICWLPYHTFTLMDLNYEKYKRFIDTGSTIAVIFANANSCLNPFLYTFTGKDFKKQCYTLRSKIENAFEEDEESKSKGRGTAFITPGEGKLLTTGCSLESV comes from the coding sequence ATGAATTCCACTGAACTGACCGCTGATCCAGTTTGCAGAGGGGCATTGTGCATTTTCTATGCAGTAGCCAATGTGATCATCTTCATCCTGGGTGTTGGTGGGAATGGTCTGGTGATCTGGATCACGGGGTTTAAGGTGAAGAAGTCAGTCGTCAACACCTGGTACCTGAGTCTGGCCCTGTCTGATTTCCTGTTCTGCTGCACTCTGCCCTTCAGTGTCATCCACGTCATAATGAAGGACTGGATCTTTGGGCTCTTCATGTGCAAGTTGATGTTCTTCGCTGTGTACTTTAACTGGTTCAGCAGCATCTTTGTTCTTGCCATCGTCAGTGTGGATCGTTGTGTGCTTGTTAAGTTTCCAGTGTGGGCGCAGAACAAGCGCACCGTCAGAAAGGCCTCTGTGATCGTCCTGTTAGTCTGGATCATCTCTGCAGCGTACTGCCTACCAACAGCATATTCCCTAGAAGTTCTGAACGATGAATACAATCAAACCAAAAATTGCTTCTACAGCTACACGATGCAAGAGGAGGAGATCGTCGATGTAATATTtgatttcatttttggatttGTGATCCCCTTCCTGATCATTGTCATCTGTTACGCCATCATCATACGAAAGCTGAAGACCAACCAGATGGCGAAGTCCAAAAAGCCCTTCAAGATCATGACGGCACTGATTGTTACTTTCCTAATCTGCTGGCTGCCTTATCACACGTTTACTTTGATGGATCTAAACTATGAAAAATATAAAAGGTTTATTGATACAGGATCTACAATTGCTGTCATATTTGCCAATGCCAACAGCTGCCTCAACCCGTTCCTTTACACCTTTACAGGGAAGGACTTTAAGAAACAGTGTTATACACTTCGATCAAAGATTGAGAATGCGTTTGAGGAGGATGAGGAGAGTAAGAGCAAAGGCCGAGGGACAGCTTTCATCACTCCCGGAGAAGGCAAGCTTTTGACAACTGGGTGCAGTTTGGAAAGTGTTTGA